In Methanobrevibacter sp., one DNA window encodes the following:
- a CDS encoding putative zinc-binding protein, which yields MCEKIALAPCNGMSANGLVSRVAVGDCRKENDGAISICMGSTSADIEGKNNEMLKKYPIIAVNGCPNGCVNKILENKGIDVAGTVAVNEVLQDYDVSAKDPLRLDGEAEKCVEIIVDKLNKTIHDLV from the coding sequence ATGTGTGAAAAAATTGCTTTGGCACCATGTAACGGTATGAGTGCCAATGGATTGGTGTCTCGTGTTGCAGTCGGAGATTGCAGAAAAGAAAATGATGGGGCAATATCAATTTGTATGGGTTCCACTTCGGCAGATATTGAAGGAAAAAACAATGAAATGCTTAAAAAATATCCTATAATTGCTGTAAATGGCTGTCCGAACGGATGTGTAAACAAGATTTTGGAAAATAAAGGAATTGATGTAGCTGGAACAGTTGCTGTAAATGAAGTTTTACAGGATTATGATGTATCTGCAAAAGACCCTTTAAGATTAGATGGCGAAGCTGAAAAGTGTGTTGAAATAATTGTCGATAAATTAAATAAAACAATTCATGATTTGGTGTAA
- the hemB gene encoding porphobilinogen synthase, translating into MEFPTTRMRRLRKNQKIRDIVRETKLLKEDLIYPIYFKEELEGDEKEEISSLPGEFRYSLDSGVEFAKQLEAKGLKSIIVFGIPKEETKDEIASPDYSATGIVQKAIRRLKKETNLVIISDVCLCQYTSHGHCGMIKENDDTDDGIEILNDESLPYIAKVALSHAEAGADIVAPSDMMDGRVGAIRQTLDDNGYENVMIMSYSAKYASAFYEPFRVAACSSPHAGDRKSYQMDPGNAIEAIRECELDVIEGADFLMVKPALPYLDVVRMVRDEFMLPLVAYNVSGEYSMIMAAIEKGYLTERAILEALLSIKRAGADLIITNFAPYLLLNDVI; encoded by the coding sequence ATGGAATTTCCAACTACAAGAATGAGAAGATTAAGAAAAAATCAAAAGATTAGGGACATTGTTCGTGAAACTAAACTGTTAAAGGAAGACTTGATTTATCCGATTTACTTTAAGGAGGAACTTGAAGGCGATGAAAAGGAAGAGATTTCATCACTTCCAGGTGAATTCAGATACTCCTTGGATTCAGGTGTTGAGTTTGCAAAACAGCTTGAAGCTAAAGGATTAAAATCAATCATTGTATTTGGAATACCAAAAGAGGAAACCAAGGATGAAATTGCTTCACCTGATTACTCAGCAACAGGAATTGTTCAAAAGGCAATTAGAAGACTTAAAAAGGAAACAAATCTTGTAATTATCTCAGATGTATGCCTGTGCCAGTACACTTCCCATGGCCATTGCGGAATGATAAAAGAAAACGATGACACTGACGACGGAATTGAAATTCTAAACGATGAATCTCTTCCATACATTGCAAAGGTTGCCTTGTCTCATGCTGAAGCCGGAGCTGACATCGTAGCGCCTTCCGACATGATGGATGGAAGAGTCGGTGCAATCAGACAGACTTTAGACGATAATGGATATGAAAACGTCATGATAATGTCATATTCAGCAAAATACGCATCAGCATTCTATGAGCCATTCAGGGTGGCTGCCTGCTCATCACCTCATGCAGGGGACAGAAAATCATATCAGATGGATCCTGGAAATGCCATTGAAGCAATCCGTGAATGCGAACTTGACGTGATTGAAGGGGCTGACTTTTTAATGGTCAAACCTGCACTCCCGTACCTTGATGTGGTCAGAATGGTCAGGGATGAGTTCATGCTTCCTTTGGTTGCATATAACGTAAGTGGAGAATATTCCATGATTATGGCTGCAATCGAAAAGGGATACTTGACTGAAAGGGCTATTCTTGAAGCATTACTTTCAATTAAAAGAGCTGGAGCAGATTTGATAATCACCAATTTTGCACCATACCTGCTTTTGAATGATGTGATATAA
- a CDS encoding TetR/AcrR family transcriptional regulator, which translates to MKVNNKDKIFNVSIDLFSEYGYDGVSVRQIAGEVGIKESSIYNHFKSKEAILDSILNYYIEKMMSEDIPIEEASTNLDVGFDYFYQTGLDAFAGQLKDEKMSKITRIILIESYHNEKINGFLKKSILDEAINGWIKLFDLMKFKKVIREDADSRQLAESFYKYGLFLLYEHYIINYPEDDGKFIEKLCKKSQNHIKLLYDSVRR; encoded by the coding sequence ATGAAAGTAAATAATAAAGATAAAATTTTCAATGTTTCAATTGATTTGTTCTCAGAATATGGATATGATGGTGTTTCTGTTCGACAAATCGCCGGAGAAGTTGGAATAAAGGAAAGCTCAATATATAATCATTTCAAAAGTAAAGAAGCTATTCTGGATTCTATTTTAAATTATTATATCGAAAAGATGATGTCTGAAGACATTCCAATTGAAGAGGCAAGCACAAATCTCGATGTAGGTTTTGATTATTTTTACCAAACTGGGCTGGACGCATTTGCAGGTCAGCTAAAAGATGAGAAAATGTCAAAAATCACAAGAATAATATTGATAGAATCATATCACAATGAAAAAATTAACGGATTTCTTAAAAAAAGCATACTTGATGAGGCAATCAATGGTTGGATTAAGTTATTTGATTTGATGAAGTTCAAAAAAGTGATTCGCGAAGATGCCGATTCAAGACAGCTCGCAGAATCATTTTACAAATACGGCCTGTTCCTTTTATATGAACATTACATCATCAATTATCCTGAAGATGATGGGAAATTCATCGAAAAGCTTTGTAAAAAGTCACAAAATCACATTAAGCTGTTATATGATTCCGTAAGGAGGTAA
- a CDS encoding flavodoxin family protein — MKYVVINGSPRRKNTWKMVKQAKTNLNGDFDEIHLMKEKIPLCNGCFKCIVESEEKCPHIDIIKPIVDKMIAADGIIIASPVYAMNVTGLLKNFFDHTAYFYHRPEFFTKKALVIVSTAGAGHKKVANYIDETLRHWGVNKVYKISIACGGKDVLDVSRIDKISRKFNRDMESNKLHNPKLGDIIFFDVWKAMALSDNPIEVDRQFWIKNGLANNDFSPEINLNIFKKLFSKVMFFILKIVIK; from the coding sequence ATGAAATATGTTGTTATTAACGGTTCTCCAAGACGTAAAAACACTTGGAAAATGGTCAAACAGGCAAAAACAAATTTGAATGGGGATTTTGATGAAATTCATTTAATGAAGGAAAAAATCCCTTTGTGTAACGGTTGTTTCAAATGCATAGTTGAAAGTGAAGAGAAATGTCCTCACATAGATATAATCAAGCCTATCGTTGATAAGATGATTGCTGCGGATGGTATTATAATTGCCAGTCCGGTATATGCAATGAATGTGACAGGACTTTTAAAGAATTTCTTTGACCACACTGCATATTTTTATCACCGTCCTGAATTTTTCACGAAAAAAGCACTGGTAATCGTATCTACTGCAGGAGCAGGTCATAAAAAAGTTGCAAACTATATTGATGAAACATTGCGTCATTGGGGTGTAAATAAGGTTTATAAAATTTCAATTGCATGTGGCGGAAAAGATGTATTGGATGTATCTCGAATAGATAAGATTTCAAGAAAATTTAATCGGGATATGGAGTCAAATAAACTACATAATCCCAAATTAGGAGATATCATATTTTTTGATGTGTGGAAGGCAATGGCATTATCAGATAATCCGATTGAAGTGGACCGTCAATTCTGGATTAAAAACGGCTTGGCCAATAATGATTTTTCACCGGAAATAAATTTAAACATTTTTAAAAAGTTATTTTCAAAGGTAATGTTTTTCATATTAAAAATAGTAATTAAATAA
- a CDS encoding triphosphoribosyl-dephospho-CoA synthase: MDVNEIAKIAQIASALEVSGYPKPGNVHRTRDYDDMEFEDFIISGIVIGDTIREACSDVDVENPQLGKYILQAVAETDRWIKNNTNLGIVMMTTPIAVAASISDSFDDMRENIKLLMANTSVDDACDLYDAINIADAGGMGDQDEYDVASDNAKQELRDNNQTMYDVLKISAPWDMLAREMTSDMPAVFEIGYPTYHELKEEKSKNEACLLTFLTILSHVPDTLISRKYGDDEALKISLMTRDLLKMKDSADFIDRVAEFDDYLFKNKYNPGTTADLTAASIFVSYLKSNFK; encoded by the coding sequence ATGGATGTAAATGAAATTGCAAAAATCGCTCAAATCGCTTCAGCATTGGAAGTGAGCGGATATCCAAAGCCGGGTAATGTTCACCGTACACGTGACTATGATGATATGGAATTTGAGGATTTCATCATAAGCGGAATAGTCATTGGAGATACCATACGTGAGGCATGCAGTGATGTGGATGTTGAAAACCCTCAATTGGGCAAATACATTCTGCAGGCTGTAGCTGAAACCGACAGATGGATTAAAAACAACACTAACTTGGGAATTGTCATGATGACAACACCAATTGCCGTTGCAGCATCCATCAGCGATTCATTTGATGATATGAGAGAAAACATTAAATTATTGATGGCAAACACTTCAGTGGATGATGCATGCGACTTGTATGATGCAATCAACATTGCAGATGCCGGTGGAATGGGCGATCAGGATGAGTATGATGTTGCAAGCGACAATGCAAAACAGGAGTTAAGGGACAATAATCAGACCATGTATGATGTTTTGAAAATATCTGCTCCATGGGACATGCTTGCACGTGAAATGACCAGTGATATGCCTGCCGTGTTTGAAATAGGCTATCCGACTTATCATGAACTAAAAGAAGAGAAGTCTAAAAATGAAGCCTGTCTTTTGACATTTTTAACTATTTTGTCACATGTTCCGGATACTTTGATTTCAAGAAAGTACGGGGATGATGAGGCTCTCAAAATATCTCTCATGACAAGGGATTTGCTTAAGATGAAAGATTCTGCTGACTTTATAGATAGGGTTGCTGAATTTGACGATTATTTATTTAAGAATAAGTATAATCCTGGAACAACTGCAGATTTAACAGCTGCTTCTATTTTTGTAAGTTATTTGAAATCCAATTTCAAATAA
- a CDS encoding DUF4013 domain-containing protein encodes MVKNIIKESFLKPFREYKTFIFVIGLAVICDVISHEFYSLHIGRWSLPLMIATSLVILMIVGIMLSHVNRTVYKTDVEYFNVKDNVMEGLKEYIINLYYVVLSSLLSLLFTIPTGVYTKLTHIQDYVLSNDISTTFLTLHELSESIPINLQVDLVHSLQINLIFGMLMAITLISFGFIGRIILIKTGSLKEALNLRNVYNIIKEIGYMRYIQFILASSVIIIVMFNILISLKFFLSDILISAIFEAFILIFATNGFYLIVSKRNSD; translated from the coding sequence ATGGTAAAAAATATAATTAAAGAATCATTTCTAAAACCTTTTAGGGAGTATAAGACATTTATTTTTGTAATCGGATTAGCTGTCATATGTGATGTTATCTCTCATGAATTCTATTCTCTCCATATTGGGAGATGGTCATTGCCTTTGATGATAGCCACATCATTGGTTATTCTCATGATTGTGGGAATCATGCTGAGCCATGTCAATCGTACCGTGTATAAAACGGATGTGGAATATTTTAATGTTAAAGATAATGTCATGGAAGGATTAAAGGAGTATATTATCAATCTATACTATGTGGTTTTGTCTTCGCTGCTTTCACTACTTTTTACCATTCCTACAGGAGTTTACACCAAGTTAACTCATATTCAGGATTATGTCTTAAGCAATGACATAAGCACCACATTTCTGACTCTGCATGAATTGTCTGAAAGCATTCCAATCAATTTGCAAGTTGATTTGGTCCACAGCTTACAGATCAATTTGATTTTTGGTATGCTGATGGCTATAACATTGATTTCATTCGGATTCATTGGAAGAATCATCCTGATTAAGACAGGCAGTCTAAAAGAGGCTTTGAACTTAAGAAATGTTTATAATATTATCAAAGAAATTGGTTACATGAGATATATTCAGTTCATACTTGCTAGTTCTGTAATTATAATTGTCATGTTCAATATTTTGATTTCTTTGAAATTTTTCCTAAGTGATATATTGATTTCAGCAATATTTGAAGCTTTTATCTTGATATTTGCAACCAATGGATTTTATTTGATTGTTTCAAAAAGAAATTCTGATTGA
- a CDS encoding flavodoxin family protein, translated as MNCISYIMNVVVINASPRKRGNTAQLCKSVADGAMDSGADVDYINLYSYDFKGCMSCFACHLKKNFENPLCFWRDDLKEILKMCLKADAIVIGTPIYYGSISSYAQAFLERLLFAADTYLIDEDGNRVSKIKKEIKTAMIYTMNVTKEMDYFNGEDQLAIMRGYLTNIFGECEALYAYDTKQFKHYSAYVNNMFDPELKEKSEKTQLPKDLKKAYELGQRVSLNEE; from the coding sequence ATGAATTGTATATCTTACATCATGAATGTTGTAGTAATTAATGCAAGTCCGAGAAAAAGAGGAAATACTGCACAGTTATGCAAAAGTGTCGCTGATGGCGCAATGGATAGCGGTGCTGATGTGGATTACATTAATTTGTACAGTTATGATTTTAAGGGATGTATGAGCTGTTTTGCATGTCATCTGAAAAAAAATTTTGAAAATCCTCTATGCTTTTGGAGAGATGACTTAAAAGAAATCCTTAAAATGTGTCTAAAAGCCGATGCAATAGTTATTGGAACTCCAATATATTATGGATCAATTTCATCATATGCTCAGGCTTTTCTTGAAAGACTTTTGTTTGCAGCGGATACCTATCTGATTGATGAAGATGGAAACAGAGTGTCCAAAATCAAAAAAGAAATCAAAACTGCAATGATTTATACCATGAACGTAACAAAAGAAATGGATTACTTCAACGGTGAAGATCAGCTTGCCATCATGAGAGGATATCTGACAAACATATTTGGGGAATGTGAAGCATTATACGCTTATGATACCAAGCAGTTCAAACATTATTCCGCTTATGTCAACAACATGTTTGATCCGGAACTTAAAGAGAAAAGCGAAAAAACACAATTGCCAAAAGACCTTAAAAAGGCTTATGAATTAGGTCAGAGAGTGTCCCTCAATGAAGAATAA
- a CDS encoding GNAT family N-acetyltransferase, translated as MKIRLENENDYWEVENLVRNSFWNVYRPGAFEHYIVHNLRDDESFIRNLAYVIEDNGKIIGHINYSKGFIDYTDEKIDAIVLGPVAIDENYQNKGLGSKLINFTLKLASDNFPFVFVIGDENYYSRFGFQSASEYNLFLEGTDVNEESPFFMIRLFDEKNLKDKPGIFHNPEVFNINQRDVDEFDKQFEFKQKMILDSQLKEI; from the coding sequence ATGAAAATTCGACTTGAAAATGAAAATGATTATTGGGAAGTGGAAAATCTTGTAAGAAACTCCTTTTGGAATGTATATCGTCCAGGGGCATTTGAACATTATATCGTTCATAATTTAAGAGATGATGAAAGTTTCATCAGGAATTTGGCCTATGTGATTGAAGATAACGGTAAAATAATTGGTCATATTAATTATTCAAAAGGTTTCATTGACTACACTGATGAAAAAATTGATGCAATCGTTTTGGGACCAGTTGCAATTGATGAAAATTATCAAAATAAGGGACTGGGATCTAAACTCATCAATTTCACTCTTAAATTGGCAAGTGATAATTTTCCATTTGTTTTTGTCATCGGTGATGAAAACTATTACTCCAGATTCGGTTTTCAATCTGCATCAGAGTATAATCTGTTTCTGGAAGGAACAGATGTTAATGAGGAATCTCCGTTTTTCATGATAAGATTATTTGATGAGAAAAATTTGAAAGATAAACCGGGAATTTTTCACAATCCTGAAGTATTCAATATTAATCAGAGAGATGTTGATGAATTTGACAAGCAATTTGAATTTAAGCAAAAAATGATTCTGGATTCACAGCTTAAGGAGATATGA
- the mtrH gene encoding tetrahydromethanopterin S-methyltransferase subunit H — translation MFKFDKEQEVFDFAGVKMGGQPGEYPTVLAGTIFYGGHNILNDELTGDFDKDRAEQLINDMASISDVTGNPYIVQVFGQTVEALPKYIEYVGDICDAPFLIDSTSGDARVAGAQYADEVGLTERAIYNSINMAADKSELDALAETNISASIILGFNPMNATVEGKMNMWENGDDGAYEKGLLEVAEECGIDKFMMDTAVTPLGQGAGIAARTSFAEKAKWGYPVGSGIHNVPSAWDWLREYKKAGNKTAFTVCDIGANIVQVMCAGDFVLFGPIENADIAFPAVAQTDMFISEAAKPLGTEPVEGHPMNRLL, via the coding sequence ATGTTTAAATTTGATAAAGAACAAGAAGTTTTTGACTTCGCTGGAGTCAAAATGGGTGGACAACCTGGAGAATATCCTACTGTTTTAGCAGGAACTATTTTCTACGGTGGACACAACATTCTTAATGATGAGTTAACCGGAGACTTCGATAAAGATAGAGCTGAACAGTTAATCAACGATATGGCATCTATTTCCGATGTAACCGGTAATCCATACATCGTACAAGTTTTCGGACAAACTGTAGAAGCGCTTCCAAAATACATTGAATATGTAGGAGACATCTGTGATGCTCCGTTCCTTATAGATTCAACATCCGGTGATGCAAGAGTTGCTGGTGCACAGTACGCTGATGAAGTCGGATTAACCGAAAGGGCAATCTATAATTCAATTAACATGGCAGCAGACAAATCTGAATTAGATGCATTAGCTGAAACCAACATTTCCGCATCCATCATTTTAGGATTCAACCCAATGAATGCAACCGTAGAAGGTAAAATGAATATGTGGGAAAACGGTGACGATGGTGCATACGAAAAAGGTTTGCTTGAAGTAGCTGAAGAATGTGGAATTGATAAATTCATGATGGATACTGCAGTAACTCCTTTAGGTCAAGGTGCAGGTATTGCTGCAAGAACCTCTTTTGCTGAAAAAGCAAAATGGGGATATCCTGTTGGATCTGGTATTCACAACGTTCCATCAGCATGGGACTGGTTAAGAGAATACAAAAAAGCAGGAAACAAAACTGCATTTACTGTATGTGATATTGGTGCAAATATCGTACAAGTAATGTGTGCAGGTGACTTCGTTTTATTTGGACCTATTGAAAACGCAGACATCGCATTTCCAGCAGTAGCTCAAACAGATATGTTCATCTCTGAAGCTGCAAAACCATTAGGAACTGAACCTGTCGAAGGACACCCAATGAACAGATTATTATAA
- a CDS encoding phenylalanine--tRNA ligase subunit alpha, translated as MSEDIKKTISELHIYEKKLLKELENNSEATPEEIAEKTGMDIKSVMSAAGSLASKDIIEVDKEVQKTYSLTEDGLKYAENGLPERKILDVLAEKREIAMKDLAAEAGIDKKETGIALGWLRQKNWAQIDQGVINITEMGKEFADKAGVDEKVLDYLKANAEGVKLFTDDLMDGFKKLTGRKNILNVKKETSHSFKILPKGEEILKVGFTIQEQATQLTHDQLKDGEWKRLQYRPYDITAEAPTVFAGKKHPLREIIDEIREIFLNMGFVEDNGEYVESAFWNFDSLFQPQDHAAREMQDTFYLKNPLTCDLPDDELVKLTAETHENGADTGSVGWQYDWSEDIARQSVLRTHTTGISTKHLYEHEAPMKMFSVGRVFRRETFDYKHLPEFHQVEGLVCGEGISYQNLLGTLKEFYKKLGFEVRFRPAYFPYTYLSTESEIYLEEKGSWIELGGAGMFRPEVLKPLGIDKPALAFGMGIERLAMIRYDVEDIRMLYKSDIKWLREVPLSKGVRL; from the coding sequence ATGAGTGAGGATATTAAAAAAACCATTAGTGAATTACATATCTATGAAAAGAAACTTTTAAAAGAGCTGGAAAATAATTCAGAAGCAACTCCTGAAGAAATAGCTGAAAAAACCGGTATGGACATTAAATCCGTAATGAGTGCAGCAGGATCACTTGCTTCAAAAGACATTATTGAAGTGGATAAGGAAGTTCAAAAAACATATTCCTTAACCGAAGACGGTCTTAAATATGCAGAAAACGGACTTCCGGAAAGAAAAATATTGGACGTTCTTGCAGAAAAAAGAGAAATTGCCATGAAAGACTTGGCAGCAGAAGCAGGAATTGATAAAAAAGAAACTGGAATTGCTCTTGGATGGTTACGTCAGAAAAACTGGGCTCAAATAGATCAGGGTGTAATCAACATCACTGAAATGGGTAAGGAATTTGCCGATAAAGCTGGTGTTGATGAAAAGGTGCTTGATTATCTTAAGGCAAATGCCGAAGGAGTAAAACTTTTCACTGATGATTTAATGGACGGATTTAAAAAATTAACTGGAAGAAAAAACATTTTAAATGTTAAAAAAGAAACCTCACACTCATTTAAAATTCTACCTAAAGGTGAAGAAATCCTTAAAGTGGGATTCACTATTCAAGAACAAGCTACTCAATTGACTCATGACCAATTAAAGGATGGGGAATGGAAACGCCTGCAGTACCGTCCGTATGATATTACTGCAGAAGCACCAACTGTCTTTGCAGGTAAAAAACATCCATTGAGAGAAATCATCGATGAAATCCGTGAAATCTTTTTGAACATGGGTTTTGTAGAGGACAATGGTGAATATGTGGAATCTGCATTCTGGAACTTTGACTCACTCTTCCAGCCACAGGATCACGCAGCCCGTGAAATGCAGGACACATTCTATTTGAAAAATCCTTTGACCTGTGATTTGCCTGATGATGAATTGGTCAAACTCACAGCAGAAACTCATGAAAATGGTGCAGATACCGGTTCTGTTGGATGGCAATACGATTGGAGTGAAGACATTGCACGCCAAAGTGTCTTAAGAACCCACACAACAGGAATATCAACCAAACACTTATATGAGCATGAAGCACCTATGAAAATGTTTTCAGTAGGTAGAGTGTTTAGAAGAGAAACTTTCGATTACAAGCATTTGCCTGAATTCCATCAGGTCGAAGGACTTGTTTGCGGTGAAGGAATCAGCTATCAGAATCTTTTAGGTACTCTAAAGGAATTCTATAAAAAACTTGGTTTTGAAGTAAGATTTAGACCTGCCTACTTCCCTTACACTTACCTTTCCACCGAGTCTGAAATCTATTTGGAAGAAAAAGGAAGTTGGATTGAACTTGGTGGTGCCGGAATGTTCAGGCCAGAAGTATTAAAACCATTAGGAATTGACAAACCTGCACTGGCATTCGGTATGGGTATTGAAAGATTGGCAATGATTAGGTATGATGTTGAAGACATTCGTATGCTTTACAAAAGCGATATCAAATGGCTTCGTGAAGTTCCTCTTTCAAAAGGAGTCAGATTATAA